Proteins co-encoded in one Listeria ivanovii subsp. ivanovii genomic window:
- the fdhF gene encoding formate dehydrogenase subunit alpha produces the protein MSAKISVKINGEQRNVTEGTRILDYLNAEGIEHPHICYSEQIGPIQSCDTCMCEVDGELMRACSTKVTDGMEIKTNSEVATEAQLEAMDRILENHLLYCTVCDNNNGNCKVHNTTELLGVEAQERPYREKGYLNDFSHPFYRYDPDQCILCGRCVEACQQVQVNETLSIDWERSQPRVIWDDDKPANLSSCVSCGLCATVCPCNALMEKSMLGQAGFMTGLDEDMLEPMIDMVKKVEPNYQTVFAVSEMEAAMRETRTKKTKTVCTFCGVGCTFEVWTKDRKILKVEPTGEGPVNKFATCVKGKFGWDFVNSEKRITTPLIREGNEFVPASWEDAIHLVATKLREIQAKYGNDALGFISSSKTTNEENYLMQKLARQVFETNNIDNCSRYCQAPASDGLTRTVGIGADSGTVEDIETAGLVIIVGASPADGHPVLASRIKRAQKTRGQKLIVSDLRKHEMAERSDLFIHPKQGTDFVWLTAVAKYIIDQGWHDKGFMENRISNVADYLEFLAPFTLDYAEKETGLSVETLKLVAKMVHEADGTAVCWGMGVTQNIAGSHTSSAIANLLLVTGNFGRHGAGAYPLRGHNNVQGACDMGSLPNVLPGIQPLGNDEVRARFEAAYGVSISPEPGLKNNEMLDAVEAGTLHSMYVIGEEMAWVDSNSNHVQDILTSLDFFVVQDVFLSKTAQFADVVFPAAPSLEKEGTFTNTERRVQRLYEVLEPLGDSKPDWWIIQEVARACGRADWNYTHPSEIMDEIASLAPFFAGVRYDRMKGFESLVWPVSADGEDMPLLYEERFNFPDGKAQFSTLPYIPPITFPEEYNLTLNNGRLLEQFHEGNLTDKSKGLDYKLPEVFVEVSLELAKERDIESGSLVRLSSPYGRIKLRAVVTDRMKGNEVYVPMHSVSSETAVNLLTSSAGDVRTKTPAYKQTKVNLTVLKKNGKNPLPDHNPRNRKRFPQNGVEVERKWSREDYQPISKVNCSCGGNCGCGGKGRNH, from the coding sequence ATGAGCGCAAAAATATCAGTAAAGATTAATGGCGAGCAGCGAAATGTGACAGAAGGTACACGGATTTTAGATTATTTGAATGCAGAAGGAATCGAACATCCGCATATATGTTACAGTGAGCAAATTGGACCGATTCAGTCTTGTGATACGTGTATGTGTGAGGTTGACGGGGAACTTATGCGAGCATGTAGTACGAAAGTTACAGATGGAATGGAAATTAAAACCAATTCAGAAGTGGCGACAGAAGCACAACTGGAAGCAATGGATAGGATTTTGGAAAATCATTTACTTTATTGTACGGTTTGTGATAATAATAATGGGAATTGCAAGGTACATAATACAACAGAATTGCTTGGTGTAGAAGCGCAAGAGCGACCTTACCGCGAAAAAGGCTATTTGAATGATTTCTCTCATCCGTTTTATCGTTATGATCCAGATCAATGCATTCTTTGTGGAAGGTGCGTCGAAGCTTGTCAACAGGTGCAAGTGAATGAGACGCTTTCGATTGATTGGGAGCGAAGTCAGCCGAGGGTCATTTGGGATGATGACAAACCGGCTAACTTGTCGTCTTGTGTTTCGTGTGGACTATGTGCCACTGTTTGTCCATGTAATGCACTTATGGAGAAATCAATGCTTGGACAGGCTGGTTTTATGACCGGTCTGGATGAAGATATGCTTGAACCAATGATTGATATGGTGAAAAAAGTGGAGCCAAATTATCAAACTGTTTTTGCTGTGTCAGAAATGGAAGCGGCAATGCGAGAAACGCGGACAAAGAAAACGAAAACAGTTTGTACTTTTTGTGGAGTGGGCTGTACGTTTGAAGTTTGGACAAAGGACCGCAAAATTTTGAAAGTCGAACCAACAGGTGAAGGTCCGGTGAACAAATTTGCTACTTGTGTAAAAGGTAAATTTGGTTGGGACTTTGTTAATAGCGAAAAACGAATTACAACACCGTTGATTCGAGAGGGCAATGAATTTGTTCCAGCGAGTTGGGAAGATGCAATTCATTTAGTTGCAACAAAATTACGAGAAATTCAAGCAAAATATGGCAATGATGCACTTGGCTTTATTAGTTCATCTAAAACAACCAATGAAGAAAACTATTTGATGCAAAAATTAGCTAGACAAGTGTTCGAGACGAATAATATTGATAACTGTTCCAGATATTGTCAGGCACCTGCTTCCGATGGGCTAACTCGCACAGTTGGGATTGGCGCAGATTCGGGTACAGTGGAAGATATTGAGACTGCGGGACTCGTGATTATCGTAGGAGCTTCTCCAGCTGATGGACATCCAGTTCTTGCAAGTCGAATTAAACGAGCACAAAAAACGCGCGGTCAAAAGCTGATTGTTTCGGACTTGCGCAAACATGAAATGGCTGAACGCTCCGATTTATTTATTCATCCCAAACAAGGAACAGATTTTGTTTGGTTGACTGCAGTTGCTAAATATATAATTGATCAGGGATGGCATGATAAGGGCTTTATGGAAAATCGGATTAGCAATGTGGCAGATTATTTGGAATTTTTAGCGCCATTTACGCTTGATTATGCTGAAAAAGAAACGGGATTATCAGTAGAGACATTGAAACTTGTAGCAAAAATGGTACATGAAGCTGATGGAACCGCAGTTTGTTGGGGTATGGGTGTGACGCAAAACATTGCTGGATCGCATACTTCTTCAGCGATTGCGAATTTGCTTTTAGTTACCGGGAACTTTGGTAGACATGGAGCCGGAGCATATCCACTTAGAGGGCACAATAATGTACAAGGTGCATGTGATATGGGGTCCTTACCAAACGTTCTGCCAGGTATTCAACCACTAGGAAATGATGAAGTTCGCGCTCGTTTTGAAGCGGCTTACGGTGTATCCATTTCACCAGAACCAGGACTGAAAAACAATGAAATGTTAGATGCTGTTGAAGCTGGAACACTCCATTCAATGTATGTTATTGGGGAGGAAATGGCGTGGGTAGACTCAAATTCCAATCATGTACAGGATATTCTAACTAGTCTTGATTTCTTTGTAGTTCAAGATGTCTTTCTTTCCAAAACAGCTCAATTTGCTGATGTCGTTTTCCCTGCAGCACCTTCACTTGAAAAAGAAGGAACATTTACCAATACGGAACGCCGCGTGCAAAGACTTTATGAAGTGTTAGAGCCGCTGGGTGATTCGAAACCAGACTGGTGGATCATTCAAGAAGTTGCAAGAGCATGTGGCAGAGCAGATTGGAATTACACACATCCGAGTGAGATTATGGACGAAATTGCTAGTTTAGCTCCATTTTTTGCGGGCGTTCGTTATGACCGGATGAAAGGATTTGAAAGCCTCGTATGGCCAGTTAGTGCGGATGGGGAAGATATGCCGCTACTTTATGAAGAACGGTTTAATTTTCCAGATGGTAAGGCGCAGTTTTCGACTTTGCCTTACATTCCACCTATTACTTTCCCGGAAGAGTATAATTTAACGCTAAATAATGGGCGCTTATTGGAACAATTCCATGAAGGTAATTTAACAGATAAATCGAAGGGCTTAGATTATAAATTACCAGAAGTTTTTGTAGAAGTTTCGCTTGAGCTTGCTAAAGAGCGTGATATTGAAAGTGGCTCGCTTGTGAGATTAAGTTCTCCATATGGCCGGATTAAGCTTCGGGCAGTTGTTACAGACAGAATGAAAGGGAATGAAGTTTATGTTCCGATGCACTCTGTCAGCAGTGAAACAGCAGTAAACCTTTTAACATCCAGCGCAGGGGATGTCCGAACAAAAACGCCGGCA
- a CDS encoding S-adenosyl-l-methionine hydroxide adenosyltransferase family protein has translation MTKQLLVLQSDFGISDGAVSAMYGVINSVSLDLQIYDLTHQIPQFNIWEASYRLLQTVTYWPKDTIFVSIVDPGVGSERRSVAVLTEEGHYIITPDNGTLTHIAHYGRLKAIRLIDEAKNRLPKSGASHTFHGRDIFAYTAARLAAGKIRFEDIGPEAPAESIVSLSLSESYLENEQAFGTIDIIDRPFGNLWTNIRRTDFLQLDVNYGDSIEVLIKYHDLIVYKNFVTYSRSFADLRIGEALIYVNSLDNLGLGINQGSFVDAYSVGTGTSWKVTLKKE, from the coding sequence ATGACAAAACAATTACTCGTTTTACAGTCAGATTTTGGGATTAGTGACGGTGCCGTTAGCGCCATGTACGGTGTGATTAATAGCGTTAGTCTGGATCTACAAATATATGATTTAACGCACCAAATTCCTCAATTTAATATTTGGGAAGCTTCTTATCGATTACTACAAACAGTTACTTACTGGCCTAAAGATACTATTTTTGTTTCGATTGTCGATCCTGGCGTTGGCTCTGAACGTCGAAGTGTTGCTGTCTTAACCGAAGAAGGTCATTATATTATTACACCTGACAACGGCACTTTAACTCATATCGCTCATTACGGACGCCTAAAAGCCATTCGTTTAATTGATGAAGCTAAGAACCGTTTGCCAAAATCAGGCGCATCACACACATTTCACGGCCGAGATATCTTTGCCTACACTGCTGCTAGACTTGCTGCTGGAAAAATTCGCTTTGAAGATATCGGACCTGAAGCCCCAGCTGAATCAATTGTTTCTTTGAGCCTTAGTGAGTCTTATTTAGAAAATGAACAGGCATTTGGGACAATTGACATTATTGACCGACCATTTGGTAACTTGTGGACTAATATTCGTCGTACTGACTTTTTACAATTAGATGTGAATTATGGCGACTCCATTGAAGTTTTAATTAAATATCACGACCTCATAGTTTATAAAAATTTCGTCACGTATAGCCGTTCTTTCGCTGATTTACGAATTGGCGAGGCACTCATCTACGTTAACTCACTTGATAATCTTGGGTTAGGCATCAATCAAGGATCCTTCGTCGATGCTTATTCAGTTGGAACTGGAACAAGCTGGAAAGTTACTTTAAAAAAAGAATAG